From the Cryptomeria japonica chromosome 2, Sugi_1.0, whole genome shotgun sequence genome, one window contains:
- the LOC131867939 gene encoding cation transporter HKT2;1-like, producing MSNFTTFQTLTLMFLMLLGGKVFVLALELAYTRKFKTVVFPVSHSHDEQNKGRELEAAENHILLQIQEENDSAVKNPLDPPPTLKKSMVSRSPTSGRNCKSEGDVFARLREQRRMSINSKIPELQMVLQGTQQNNDHKKSHETDDPALKLQSQALRYYNYIVICYLIVVQLVGIILVIIYLNTNPDSQKPLRERGIDSTLFSVFITVSFFANCGYVQLNEGLVPFQQSPGLLWLLVIQMALGNTMFWPSVRLLTWGLSRLRMFTTGTQARALQYILNNPQKLLPFGFKQTMWIVMAEWGLNIVQLGFLSALQWNTSVFQGLTWTQRFSTAVFQTFSTRTTGINAVNMADLSPAIIFIYALVMYIPSEVGLKETSASSSSCVETKDEGNFLSIQIQKTLFQRSVALLAITVVICITENHNVVHDPINFSILNMIFETISAYGNVGLSVGYSCRLRRNEDGACEDVPYSLSGKWSVMGKLLLLPLMLLGRF from the exons ATGTCAAATTTTACCACTTTTCAGACACTCACGCTCATGTTCCTCATGCTTTTGGGAGGCAAGGTTTTTGTCTTGGCTTTGGAACTGGCCTATACGAGGAAGTTCAAGACAGTGGTATTCCCTGTCAGCCATAGCCATGATGAACAGAATAAGGGTAGAGAATTAGAAGCAGCAGAGAATCACATTCTGCTGCAAATACAGGAGGAAAATGATTCTGCTGTGAAAAATCCTCTGGATCCCCCACCCACATTGAAAAAAAGCATGGTTTCAAGATCACCCACTAGTGGCAGGAACTGCAAATCAGAAGGAGACGTGTTCGCCAGGCTTAGAGAGCAAAGGAGAATGAGTATTAACAGCAAAATCCCAGAGCTTCAAATGGTGTTACAGGGTACCCAACAAAATAATGACCATAAAAAGAGTCATGAAACTGATGATCCAGCCTTAAAGCTACAGTCCCAGGCCCTCAGGTATTATAACTACATCGTCATCTGTTACTTAATTGTCGTTCAGCTTGTTGGAATCATTTTGGTGATCATTTACTTGAATACAAATCCTGACTCACAGAAGCCTCTCAGAGAAAGGGGCATCGACTCAACTTTGTTTTCTGTGTTTATCACAGTTTCTTTCTTCGCCAATTGTGGGTATGTACAATTGAATGAAGGCCTGGTGCCGTTTCAGCAATCCCCAGGGCTTCTCTGGCTGTTAGTAATTCAGATGGCCCTTGGGAATACCATGTTTTGGCCCTCTGTAAGATTATTAACATGGGGATTAAGCCGTCTGAGGATGTTCACAACAGGTACGCAGGCTAGGGCGTTGCAGTATATCTTGAATAACCCTCAGAAATTATTGCCTTTTGGGTTTAAGCAAACGATGTGGATTGTAATGGCGGAGTGGGGATTGAACATTGTTCAGTTGGGATTTTTGAGTGCTCTGCAGTGGAACACAAGTGTTTTTCAGGGCCTCACTTGGACCCAGAGATTCTCAACCGCTGTTTTCCAGACATTTTCTACTCGCACCACAGGCATTAACGCTGTAAATATGGCGGATTTATCTCCTGCAATTATTTTCATTTACGCTCTCGTCAT GTATATACCATCAGAGGTTGGACTGAAGGAAACATCAGCTTCATCTAGCTCTTGTGTAGAAACCAAGGATGAGGGTAATTTTTTAAGCATACAAATTCAGAAAACGTTGTTCCAGCGATCGGTGGCGTTGTTGGCAATCACAGTTGTGATCTGCATAACTGAGAATCATAACGTGGTTCACGACCCAATAAATTTTTCCATTTTAAATATGATTTTTGAAACCATCAG TGCATATGGCAACGTGGGGCTATCTGTTGGGTATAGTTGCAGGCTCCGGAGGAATGAGGATGGAGCATGCGAAGATGTTCCGTACAGTCTATCTGGAAAGTGGAGTGTGATGGGAAAGCTTTTATTACTACCGCTCATGCTGTTGGGCAGGTTTTGA